The following are encoded together in the Methylobacterium radiotolerans JCM 2831 genome:
- a CDS encoding conjugal transfer protein TraG: MKWWAAAAIAAAILAIYLVMLLVIWPWMLWCFPYNPGYTLAYRSCRVATIVAPAIFLMGASGLSRKTDLGRVVAGVGSLVLLGLIGWTVFDEVRRLSRFSPAYPVGQILHFVDVPLFCGCMFALFVVIVAPLVSLVKVRRTARGYDRPLRSNSAAFGDAEWAKMKHVAELFPPDGLMPIGERYRVDLDDRATRVFDPSDAKTWGSGGKRPLMGFNCNFGSTHGLVFAGSGGFKTTGFVVPILLRWPHNAVVLDPSLEVHPMVSKFREKMKPGVERKVIRIDPNEENSGFNVLDWIGTGLGSPEEDIAAVTSWMTTGKVTRDDPNSFFRNSAQQLLRGLLGYICLNASYEGPRTLRAMREMISDDEPRFRARLREIVDAEEEGSFARLALGPFMAMTETTFSGIYSTASEMTDWLSYARYAGLVSGGSFSSQDLATSDMDVFVCLDIKTLDNHSGLARVIFGALLNALYNADGRVRERVAFLMDEAARLGHMKIIETARDAGRKYGITMVMVYQSIGQLRDQWGGKDALSAWLESTSWQSFSAISDLDTAKWLSERCGSYTQNIVSFSQQARSGGGKGGGGVSVSASTALQKRPLIFPDEIMSVMRRDEQLLFVAGIAPIRCGRPIYFRRPEMVALCGQNRFAKAGHPIDVATERTAIGSEDAA; this comes from the coding sequence ATGAAGTGGTGGGCTGCTGCGGCGATCGCGGCCGCAATCCTCGCGATCTACCTCGTCATGCTCCTAGTCATCTGGCCTTGGATGCTGTGGTGCTTCCCGTATAATCCGGGCTACACGCTCGCCTATCGGTCCTGCCGGGTGGCGACGATCGTGGCGCCGGCGATCTTCTTGATGGGCGCCTCAGGCTTGTCGAGAAAGACCGACCTCGGCCGGGTGGTCGCTGGAGTCGGCTCCCTGGTCCTGCTCGGCCTCATCGGCTGGACGGTATTTGACGAGGTCCGTCGTCTCAGCCGGTTCTCGCCGGCCTATCCCGTCGGCCAGATCCTCCACTTCGTCGACGTGCCGCTGTTCTGCGGATGCATGTTCGCGCTGTTCGTGGTGATCGTGGCCCCGCTCGTTTCCCTGGTGAAGGTGCGGCGCACGGCGCGCGGCTACGATCGGCCGTTGCGCTCGAATTCGGCGGCCTTCGGTGACGCAGAGTGGGCGAAGATGAAGCACGTCGCCGAACTGTTTCCGCCGGACGGTCTGATGCCGATCGGAGAGCGCTACAGGGTCGATCTGGACGATCGGGCAACCCGGGTGTTCGACCCCTCGGATGCCAAGACGTGGGGCTCGGGTGGCAAGCGTCCGCTGATGGGCTTCAACTGCAATTTCGGTTCGACCCACGGCCTCGTCTTCGCTGGATCCGGTGGCTTCAAGACCACCGGTTTCGTCGTGCCGATCCTGCTGCGCTGGCCGCACAATGCTGTCGTCCTCGATCCCTCGCTGGAGGTGCATCCGATGGTCAGCAAGTTCCGGGAGAAGATGAAGCCGGGCGTCGAACGCAAGGTGATCCGGATCGATCCCAACGAGGAGAACAGCGGCTTCAACGTGCTCGACTGGATCGGCACGGGCTTGGGAAGTCCCGAGGAGGATATCGCCGCCGTCACATCCTGGATGACGACCGGAAAGGTGACGCGCGACGATCCGAATTCGTTCTTCCGCAACTCCGCCCAGCAGCTCCTGCGGGGGCTGCTCGGATACATCTGCCTCAACGCATCCTATGAGGGTCCGCGGACCTTGCGCGCCATGCGGGAGATGATTTCCGATGACGAGCCGCGCTTTCGGGCGCGGCTGCGCGAAATCGTCGATGCCGAGGAGGAAGGCTCATTCGCACGGCTGGCGCTCGGTCCGTTCATGGCCATGACAGAGACGACGTTCTCGGGCATCTATTCCACGGCCTCGGAGATGACCGACTGGCTGTCCTATGCGCGCTATGCCGGCCTCGTTTCGGGCGGATCCTTTTCCAGCCAGGACCTGGCGACGAGCGACATGGATGTCTTCGTCTGCCTCGACATCAAGACCCTCGATAACCACTCCGGCCTGGCCCGGGTGATCTTCGGCGCCCTGCTGAATGCCCTCTACAACGCCGACGGCAGGGTCAGGGAACGGGTCGCATTCCTGATGGACGAGGCGGCCCGCCTCGGCCACATGAAGATCATCGAGACGGCCCGGGATGCCGGCCGGAAGTACGGCATCACCATGGTGATGGTGTACCAATCGATCGGTCAGCTGCGCGATCAATGGGGCGGAAAGGACGCGCTGTCGGCGTGGCTGGAGTCGACGTCCTGGCAGTCCTTCAGCGCGATCTCTGACCTCGACACGGCCAAGTGGCTGTCTGAGCGTTGCGGGTCCTATACGCAGAATATCGTGTCCTTCAGCCAGCAAGCTCGTTCGGGCGGCGGAAAAGGCGGGGGCGGTGTCAGCGTGTCGGCCTCGACCGCGCTGCAGAAGCGCCCGCTGATCTTCCCGGATGAGATCATGTCGGTCATGCGCCGGGATGAGCAGCTCCTGTTCGTGGCCGGTATCGCCCCGATCCGCTGCGGCCGACCGATCTATTTCCGCCGCCCCGAGATGGTAGCGTTGTGCGGTCAGAACCGGTTCGCCAAAGCCGGCCACCCGATAGACGTGGCGACAGAGCGGACGGCCATCGGATCTGAAGATGCAGCGTAG
- a CDS encoding conjugal transfer protein TraD → MNARRDERRTDAHLKIQLGGLIVKAGLAAMPRDQLLGLLLDGKERARDPDTAEHFVRLGEKAFRE, encoded by the coding sequence GTGAACGCGCGGCGTGACGAGCGGCGCACCGACGCGCACCTCAAGATCCAGCTCGGCGGTCTGATCGTGAAGGCAGGACTTGCCGCCATGCCACGCGATCAGCTTCTCGGCCTGCTCTTGGATGGAAAGGAGCGTGCCCGGGATCCCGACACCGCCGAGCATTTCGTGCGGCTCGGAGAAAAGGCATTCCGGGAATGA
- a CDS encoding TraC family protein, translated as MARLQSRKTILKEIAALQEKLKEHDKAQAERIGRLALRSGLATLDIPEASLMAEFEILATRFRQQAAAEPQQTGEESQGEGSEADGIGDPGSSSTDASDAEAATDPAPAAVGKTARERAA; from the coding sequence ATGGCAAGGCTGCAATCCCGTAAGACGATCCTCAAGGAGATCGCCGCTCTCCAGGAGAAATTGAAAGAGCACGACAAGGCACAGGCCGAGCGGATCGGGCGCCTCGCCCTCAGGTCCGGTCTCGCCACGCTGGATATTCCTGAAGCCTCGTTGATGGCCGAGTTCGAAATCCTGGCGACGCGATTTCGCCAGCAGGCCGCTGCCGAGCCACAACAGACCGGAGAGGAGTCCCAAGGAGAAGGAAGCGAAGCTGACGGGATCGGCGATCCCGGAAGCTCCTCGACGGACGCGAGCGACGCCGAGGCAGCGACTGATCCGGCGCCTGCGGCGGTTGGAAAGACAGCTCGTGAACGCGCGGCGTGA